A genome region from Danio aesculapii chromosome 2, fDanAes4.1, whole genome shotgun sequence includes the following:
- the LOC130243384 gene encoding myosin-7-like has protein sequence MGDAEMSVFGAAAPYLRKSDKERLEAQTKPFDLKKECFVPDAIEEFVKATVTSREGDKVTVETQGGKTVTVKEADVLQQNPPKFDKIEDMAMLTFLHEPAVLFNLKERYAAWMIYTYSGLFCVTVNPYKWLPVYNQEVVIAYRGKKRTEAPPHIYSISDNAYQYMLADRENQSILITGESGAGKTVNTKRVIQYFASIAASGGKKEQDKNKGTLEDQIIQANPALEAFGNAKTIRNDNSSRFGKFIRIHFDTRGKLASADIETYLLEKSRVTFQLKAERDYHIFYQILSNKKPEILEMLLVTANPYDYAFISQGETTVASIDDSDELMATDSAFDILGFTQEEKNSVYKLTGAIMHYGNMKFKQKQREEQAEADGTEDADKSAYLMGLNSADLIKGLCHPRVKVGNEWVTKGQNVQQVNYAIGALSKSVYEKMFLWMVVRINQSLETKQPRQYFIGVLDIAGFEIFDFNTFEQLCINFTNEKLQQFFNHHMFVLEQEEYKKEGIEWEFIDFGMDLQACIDLIEKPMGIMSILEEECMFPKASDSTFKAKLYDNHLGKSNNFQKPRLVKGKPEAHFALVHYAGTVDYNINNWLVKNKDPLNETVVGLYQKSSLKLLSILFANYAGADSDGGKKEKKKKGSSFQTVSALHRENLNKLMTNLRSTHPHFVRCIIPNETKTPGAMENPLVMHQLRCNGVLEGIRICRKGFPNRILYGDFKQRYRILNPAAIPEGQFIDSKKGAEKLLGSLDIDHQQYRFGHTKVFFKAGLLGQLEEMRDERLSKIITGIQARSRGLLSRAEYIKMVERRDALLVIQWNVRAFMAVKNWPWMKLFFKIKPLLRSAEAEKEMANMKEEFLKLKEAYAKSEARRKELEEKMVTLLQEKNDLQLQVQAEQDNLCDAEERCEGLIKNKIQMEAKAKELTERLEDEEEMNAELTAKKRKLEDECSELKKDIDDLELTLAKVEKEKHATENKVKNLTEEMAALDDIIAKLTKEKKALQEAHQQTLDDLQSEEDKVNTLTKAKVKLEQQVDDLEGSLEQEKKIRMDLERAKRKLEGDLKLTQESIMDLENDKQQLEEKLKKKDFEISQLNSKIDDEQNIIIQLQKKLKELQARVEELEEELEAERAARAKVEKQRADLARELEEISERLEEAGGATTAQIEMNKKREAEFQKLRRDLEEATLQHEATAATLRKKQADSVAELGEQIDNLQRVKQKLEKEKSELRLELDDVASSMEQIVKSKTNMEKVNRTLEDQMNEYRNKCEEYQRSLNDFTTQKAKLQAENDEFSRQLEEKESLVSQLTRGKNSFSQQMEDLKRQLDEEIKAKNALAHALQSARHDTDLLREQYEEEQEAKAELQRSMSKANSEVAQWRTKYETDAIQRTEELEEAKKKLAQRLQEAEEAVEAVNAKCSSLEKTKHRLQNEIEDLMVDVERSNTAAASLDKKQRHFDKIISEWKQKYEESQCELESSQKEARSLSTELFKLKNSYEESMDHLETMKRENKILQEEISDLTEQLGEGGKTMHELEKVRKQLEQEKAEIQAALEEAEGSLEHEEGKILRTQLEFNQIKADIERKLTEKDEEMEQVKRNQQRTIDTLQSALESETRSRNEALRIKKKMEGDLNEMEIQLSQANRQAAEAQKQLKSVQAHLKDSQLQLDDSLRANDDLKENTAIVERRNTLLQAELEELRAVLEQTERGRKLSEQELLDVTERVQLLHSQNTSLINQKKKLETDISQFQTEVEEAVQECRNAEEKAKKAITDAAMMAEELKKEQDTSAHLERMKKNMEQTIKDLQHRLDEAEQIAMKGGKKQVQKLEARVRELECEVEAEQKRSSESVKGIRKYERRIKELTYQTEEDRKNIARLQDLVDKLQLKVKAYKRASEESEEQANVHLGKFRKLQHELDEAEERADIAESQVNKLRAKSRDAGPKKAFDEE, from the exons ATGGGTGATGCTGAAATGTCTGTTTTTGGGGCCGCAGCGCCTTACCTGCGGAAGTCTGATAAGGAGCGTCTAGAGGCGCAGACAAAACCCTTCGACTTAAAGAAGGAATGCTTTGTGCCGGATGCAATAGAGGAGTTTGTTAAAGCTACCGTCACGAGCCGAGAGGGTGACAAAGTCACTGTGGAGACACAAGGAGGCAAG ACTGTCACTGTCAAAGAGGCAGATGTTCTGCAACAGAATCCTCCCAAATTTGATAAAATTGAAGACATGGCAATGCTGACCTTTCTCCATGAGCCAGCGGTGCTGTTCAACCTCAAAGAGCGCTATGCAGCATGGATGATCTAT ACCTACTCTGGGCTGTTTTGTGTCACTGTCAACCCCTACAAGTGGCTGCCGGTGTACAACCAGGAGGTGGTTATAGCCTATAGAGGGAAAAAGAGGACTGAAGCTCCTCCCCACATCTATTCTATCTCTGACAATGCCTACCAGTACATGTTGGCAG ACCGGGAAAACCAGTCAATCCTTATCAC TGGAGAATCTGGTGCTGGGAAGACTGTCAACACTAAAAGAGTCATTCAGTACTTCGCCAGCATTGCAGCAAGTGGAGGGAAGAAAGAACAAGACAAGAACAAG GGAACGCTGGAGGATCAAATCATCCAGGCAAACCCTGCCTTGGAGGCCTTTGGTAATGCTAAGACCATCAGAAATGACAACTCCTCCAGATTT ggTAAATTTATTAGAATTCACTTCGATACAAGGGGGAAGCTGGCATCTGCTGACATTGAAACAT ATCTGCTGGAGAAGTCCCGTGTCACCTTTCAGTTGAAGGCTGAGAGAGACTATCACATCTTTTATCAAATCTTATCCAACAAAAAACCTGAAATCCTTG AGATGTTACTAGTGACAGCCAACCCCTACGACTACGCATTCATCTCTCAAGGAGAGACAACAGTCGCCTCCATTGATGATTCTGATGAGTTAATGGCAACTGAC AGTGCCTTTGATATATTGGGCTTCACACAAGAAGAAAAGAACTCTGTGTACAAGTTAACTGGAGCCATTATGCATTACGGCAACATGAAGTTCAAGCAGAAGCAGCGAGAGGAACAAGCAGAAGCTGATGGAACTGAGG ATGCTGACAAATCTGCATACCTAATGGGCCTAAACTCTGCTGACCTCATCAAGGGTCTGTGTCATCCAAGAGTCAAAGTAGGAAATGAGTGGGTCACCAAAGGACAAAATGTCCAGCAG GTGAACTATGCTATTGGTGCCTTATCAAAATCGGTGTATGAAAAAATGTTTCTCTGGATGGTGGTGAGAATCAACCAGTCTCTGGAGACAAAGCAGCCTCGCCAGTATTTCATCGGAGTATTGGATATTGCTGGCTTTGAGATCTTTGAT TTCAACACTTTTGAGCAACTCTGCATCAACTTCACCAATGAAAAACTGCAACAGTTTTTCAACCACCACATGTTTGTGCTGGAACAAGAGGAGTACAAGAAGGAAGGGATTGAATGGGAGTTTATTGACTTTGGCATGGACTTGCAGGCCTGCATCGATCTCATTGAGAAA CCTATGGGCATCATGTCCATCCTTGAAGAGGAGTGCATGTTTCCCAAAGCCAGTGATTCAACCTTTAAAGCAAAGCTTTATGACAACCATCTTGGGAAATCAAACAATTTCCAGAAACCCAGGCTTGTGAAGGGCAAGCCAGAGGCTCACTTTGCCCTGGTTCACTACGCTGGCACAGTGGACTACAACATCAACAACTGGCTAGTGAAGAATAAGGATCCTCTTAATGAAACTGTGGTTGGATTGTACCAGAAATCCTCACTGAAGCTGTTGTCTATTCTGTTTGCCAACTACGCTGGTGCAGACTCAG ACGGTGGgaaaaaagagaagaagaagaaaggatCATCATTCCAGACAGTGTCAGCACTTCACAGG GAGAATCTCAACAAACTAATGACAAACCTAAGGTCCACTCACCCTCATTTTGTGCGCTGCATCATTCCTAATGAGACAAAGACTCCTGGTGCGATGGAGAATCCTTTGGTCATGCATCAGCTACGCTGTAATGGTGTGCTGGAGGGCATCAGGATTTGCAGGAAGGGCTTCCCCAACAGAATCCTCTATGGGGACTTCAAACAGAG ATATCGCATCTTAAACCCTGCAGCTATCCCTGAGGGACAGTTCATAGATAGCAAGAAAGGAGCAGAGAAACTGCTGGGCTCTTTGGATATAGACCACCAACAGTATAGATTTGGACACACTAAG GTATTTTTTAAGGCTGGTCTTCTTGGCCAACTGGAAGAGATGAGAGATGAACGATTATCAAAAATAATCACAGGCATTCAAGCTAGGTCACGAGGTCTTCTCTCAAGGGCCGAATACATAAAGATGGTAGAGCGCAG AGATGCCTTACTTGTGATTCAGTGGAATGTGCGTGCATTCATGGCGGTCAAGAACTGGCCCTGGATGAAGCTCTTCTTTAAAATTAAACCACTGCTGAGATCTGCTGAAGCAGAAAAGGAAATGGCCAATATGAAAGAAGAGTTCTTGAAGCTTAAGGAAGCTTATGCAAAGTCTGAGGCACGTAGAAAAGAACTTGAAGAAAAAATGGTGACTCTTCTCCAAGAAAAGAATGACCTACAACTTCAAGTGCAAGCg GAGCAAGACAACCTCTGCGATGCCGAAGAAAGGTGTGAAGGTCTGATCAAAAACAAGATTCAGATGGAGGCTAAAGCCAAAGAGCTCACAGAGCGACTTGAGGATGAGGAAGAGATGAATGCAGAGCTGACAGCTAAGAAGAGAAAGCTGGAGGACGAATGCTCTGAGCTGAAGAAGGATATTGATGATCTGGAGCTCACTCTGGCTAAAGTGGAGAAAGAGAAGCATGCTACTGAGAACAAG GTGAAGAACCTGACAGAAGAAATGGCAGCTTTAGATGATATCATTGCTAAGCTGACAAAAGAGAAAAAGGCCTTGCAGGAAGCTCATCAGCAGACACTGGATGACCTGCAGAGTGAGGAGGACAAAGTCAACACACTCACCAAGGCAAAAGTAAAACTAGAGCAACAAGTGGATGAT CTTGAGGGATCTCTAGAGCAAGAAAAGAAAATCCGAATGGACCTAGAAAGAGCCAAGAGGAAACTTGAAGGAGATCTGAAGTTAACTCAGGAAAGCATAATGGACCTGGAGAATGACAAGCAGCAACTGGAAGAAAAACTGAAGAA GAAAGACTTTGAAATCAGTCAGCTCAACAGTAAAATTGACGATGAGCAAAACATAATTATCCAACTCCAGAAGAAACTCAAGGAGCTGCAG GCTCGAgttgaggagctggaggaagagcTTGAGGCGGAAAGAGCTGCCAGAGCCAAAGTGGAGAAACAGAGAGCAGATTTAGCCAGAGAGCTGGAGGAGATCAGCGAGAGACTGGAGGAGGCTGGAGGAGCTACAACTGCTCAGATTGAGATGAACAAGAAACGAGAGGCAGAGTTTCAGAAACTCCGGAGAGACCTTGAAGAGGCCACTCTGCAGCACGAGGCCACTGCCGCCACACTCAGGAAGAAACAAGCCGACAGTGTGGCTGAACTTGGAGAGCAGATAGACAATCTGCAGAGGGTCAAGCAAAAACTGGAAAAGGAGAAAAGTGAACTGAGGCTGGAGTTGGATGATGTAGCCTCCAGCATGGAGCAGATTGTAAAGTCCAAG ACTAATATGGAGAAAGTTAACAGAACCCTAGaagatcaaatgaatgaataccGTAACAAATGTGAGGAATATCAAAGGTCCCTCAATGATTTTACAACTCAGAAGGCAAAGCTTCAGGCAGAAAATG ATGAATTTTCAAGACAATTGGAAGAAAAGGAATCATTGGTCTCTCAGCTAACAAGGGGTAAGAATTCCTTCAGTCAACAAATGGAGGACCTGAAAAGGCAGTTAGATGAGGAAATTAAG gCAAAGAACGCTCTTGCTCATGCACTGCAGTCAGCCCGTCATGACACAGATCTGCTCAGAGAGCAGTATGAGGAGGAACAGGAGGCCAAAGCAGAGCTACAGCGAAGCATGTCTAAAGCTAATTCTGAGGTGGCACAGTGGAGAACCAAGTACGAAACTGATGCCATCCAGAGGACTGAAGAACTGGAGGAAGCCAA GAAGAAATTGGCTCAGCGTTTGCAGGAGGCTGAGGAGGCCGTGGAGGCTGTGAATGCTAAATGCTCTTCTCTTGAAAAGACTAAGCACAGACTGCAGAATGAAATAGAAGATTTGATGGTGGATGTGGAGAGATCCAACACTGCTGCTGCTTCTTTAGACAAGAAACAAAGACACTTTGATAAA ATCATATCTGAATGGAAGCAGAAGTACGAGGAGTCTCAATGTGAACTGGAGAGCTCTCAGAAGGAGGCCAGATCTTTAAGCACAGAACTGTTCAAGTTGAAGAACTCATATGAGGAATCTATGGATCACCTGGAAACCATGAAGAGAGAGAACAAGATTCTGCAAG AGGAGATCTCCGATCTGACTGAACAGCTTGGCGAAGGTGGAAAGACAATGCATGAGCTGGAGAAAGTCCGTAAGCAGCTGGAGCAAGAAAAAGCTGAGATACAGGCTGCTCTGGAAGAGGCTGAG GGATCTCTGGAGCATGAGGAGGGTAAAATCCTGAGAACGCAGCTAGAATTTAACCAAATAAAGGCGGACATTGAACGCAAGCTGACCGAGAAAGATGAAGAAATGGAGCAGGTAAAGAGAAACCAACAGAGAACCATAGACACCCTGCAAAGTGCTTTGGAGTCTGAAACCCGTAGCAGGAATGAAGCTCTGAGAATAAAGAAGAAGATGGAAGGAGATCTGAATGAAATGGAGATCCAGCTGAGCCAGGCTAACAGACAGGCAGCTGAGGCTCAAAAACAGCTCAAGTCAGTCCAAGCTCATCTAAAG GACTCCCAGCTTCAGCTGGATGATTCTCTTCGAGCAAATGATGATCTGAAGGAGAACACTGCCATTGTGGAGAGACGAAATACTCTGCTTCAGGCCGAGCTTGAAGAGCTCAGGGCTGTTTTGGAGCAAACAGAACGTGGACGAAAACTTTCTGAGCAAGAGCTCCTGGACGTCACTGAGAGAGTACAGCTTCTGCATTCTCAG AACACCAGTCTCATAAATCAGAAGAAGAAGCTGGAGACGGATATATCCCAGTTTCAGACTGAAGTGGAAGAGGCAGTGCAAGAATGCAGGAATGCTGAGGAAAAAGCCAAGAAGGCCATAACTGATGCTGCCATGATGGCAGAGGAGCTGAAGAAGGAGCAGGATACAAGCGCTCACCTGGAGAGGATGAAGAAGAACATGGAGCAGACCATTAAGGACCTGCAGCACCGCCTGGATGAAGCAGAACAAATCGCTATGAAGGGAGGCAAGAAACAAGTCCAGAAACTGGAGGCCAGG GTCAGAGAGCTGGAATGCGAAGTTGAGGCTGAACAGAAGAGAAGCAGCGAATCTGTGAAGGGAATCCGTAAATATGAACGCCGCATCAAGGAACTTACTTATCAG ACCGAAGAGGACCGTAAAAACATAGCCCGTCTTCAGGATTTGGTTGACAAGCTGCAACTTAAAGTCAAAGCTTACAAAAGAGCATCAGAGGAATCT GAAGAACAGGCAAACGTTCACCTTGGCAAATTCCGTAAACTGCAGCATGAACTGGATGAAGCAGAGGAAAGGGCTGATATTGCTGAATCTCAAGTGAACAAACTACGTGCCAAAAGTCGTGATGCGGGTCCGAAG AAAGCGTTTGATGAAGAATAA